A single window of Deinococcus reticulitermitis DNA harbors:
- a CDS encoding tRNA (cytidine(34)-2'-O)-methyltransferase yields the protein MTGAGPLLHLVLFEPEKAGNVGNVARTCSVLGAELHLIRPFGFHLHDREFRRAVMDYMQGVTLHEHASWSAFQAALPGTARVFAFSTHAEELHTRAGFRRGDYLLFGPESRGLPEWLRGALPALRLPQPGGGRSLNLAVAAGIAAFEAGRQIEGW from the coding sequence GTGACTGGGGCCGGCCCGCTTCTCCACCTCGTCCTCTTCGAGCCGGAGAAGGCGGGCAACGTCGGCAACGTGGCGCGTACCTGCTCGGTCCTGGGCGCCGAGCTGCACCTGATTCGCCCTTTCGGCTTCCACCTCCACGACCGCGAGTTTCGCCGGGCGGTGATGGACTATATGCAGGGCGTGACGCTGCACGAGCACGCGAGCTGGAGCGCGTTTCAGGCAGCGCTGCCCGGCACGGCGCGGGTCTTCGCGTTCTCCACCCACGCCGAAGAGCTGCACACCCGCGCGGGCTTCCGGCGCGGCGACTACCTCCTCTTCGGTCCCGAGTCGCGCGGTCTGCCGGAGTGGCTGCGCGGCGCCCTGCCAGCGCTGAGGCTCCCGCAGCCGGGCGGCGGGCGCAGCCTCAACCTCGCGGTAGCGGCGGGGATTGCCGCTTTCGAGGCCGGGCGGCAGATCGAAGGGTGGTGA